GTTACCGCTTTTTACTGGTGTATTAACCGAAGTAAGTGCGATGCCCGAGTCTATAGTTGTCCACCCAGTAGGTACTTGACCACTCCAACTCTCGAAGCTGCCATTTGTTACCTGTGCGGTAACGTTGACGCTCAGTAAAGCGCAGCATGAACCGAAAATCAGATTTTTATATTTCCCGTGTTTCATTGTTACTCTCAATTATTTTGTTTATTTATATTATTAGTTTGTCTGTATATGACAGTTTGATTTTGCATCAAAACTGTTACGGCAATGTTAAACTTTTTGGCGGTTAAATATCGAACTTCTTTTAATCTGTTTTCTTTGGACTTTTCGATCTTCAATAACTAAAAGGAATATAAAAGCAGATTCTATTCTTTTTGATCTCTCAATTTGCCACGTATGCTTCACGCTAATAAAAGTAGGCTACGCTCTGTGCGAGCCAGTGATGCAATGAGCAAGCAAAACCTTTTGGGTACGGGGATCCATGATGTTGTTAAGTCAACTTAATGCTGCAGCAAGTCCGCTGACACATGAACAACTGCAAAAACTACAAGGCTTAGTTGGAGAGTTAAATCCAATCCAACAGGCATGGGTGAGTGGCTATTTAGCTGCAACCGCAAATTCAGCTGCATTATCAGGTATTGCTGGGCAAGCAGCAGCGGGCGCTGACGAGTCTGCACCTCTGACTATTTTATTTGGTTCACAAACTGGTAACGCAAAAGGGGTTGCAAACCAAATTAAAGCTCAGGCGGAAGCGCGTGGCTTGACAACTAAGTTAGTCAATATGGCTGACTACAAACCTGCCAACCTGAAGAAAGAGAAGTTCTTAGTGATTGCTGTCTCTACTTACGGTGAGGGTGAGCCACCAGAAGATGCAGAAGCATTGCATGAATTTTTAGCAGGTAAAAAGGCGCCTAAGTTGGAAGGTGTAAAGCAAGCAGTGATTGGTCTTGGTGATTCAAGTTATGAATTCTTCTGCCAAACAGCAAAGGATTTTGAAGCGCGCTTGGCTGCGCTTGGCGCTGAAATTGTTGTGCCGCGAGCTGACTTAGATGTGGATTATGAGGCTGAAGCTGAGGCGTGGATCGCACAGGCGCTAGATGCATTGGAGCCTGCGCTTAAAGCTCAGCAGCAAGCAGGTGGTGGTAAGGTTATCAGCATGCCGTTTGGTGCGCCTCAGGCCGCAGCGAGCCAATATACAAAGCAAAATCCATTTGCGGCTGAGCTGAGTGTGGTACAAAAGATCACCGGCAGAAACTCAAGCAAAGATGTGCGTCACATTGAAATTTCCCTTGAAGGTTCCGATATCACTTATCAGCCGGGTGATTCACTTGGCGTGTACTTCTTAAATGACCCACAAGAAGTGGCAGCGGTGATCGATGTCTTAAAACTCGACAAAGCGCAAACCGTAAAAATAGGTGAACTCACCGTTTCGTTAGAAACAGCATTAATTGAACACCTTGAGTTAACACAGTCATATCCCGGTTTCGTTGAGAAGTATGCGATTGCAACTGGGAATGAGGAGCTAAGCGCACTTACAAACGATAAAGCGGCATTGCGTGCGTATATTGAAGAGCGACAAATCTTTGATGTGATTAAGCAAAACCCTGCGAACATTGAGGCGCAAGCGCTAGTTGATTGCTGTCGCAAATTGCAAGCACGCCTGTACTCTATCGCGTCAAGCCAAGCAGAGGTGGAAGAAGAGGTGCATTTAACCGTAGGGCTAGTTGAATTTGATACCTTTGGTGAAAAACACTTTGGTGGCTGCTCTGGTTATTTAGCGAATCGAGCTGAAGAAGGCACGAAAGTGAAAGTATTCAGTGAGCACAACGATAACTTTAGATTACCAGCGGACAATGCCACACCTGTGATTATGGTTGGCCCAGGTACAGGTATCGCACCGTTCAGAGCCTTTTTGCAAGAGCGTGAGGCGCGTGACGCAGAGGGTGAAAACTGGCTGTTCTTTGGTAATCCACACTTTACGGAAGATTTCCTTTATCAAGTAGAAATTCAAAAGTATGTAAAGTCGGG
This region of Pseudoalteromonas galatheae genomic DNA includes:
- a CDS encoding assimilatory sulfite reductase (NADPH) flavoprotein subunit, with the translated sequence MLLSQLNAAASPLTHEQLQKLQGLVGELNPIQQAWVSGYLAATANSAALSGIAGQAAAGADESAPLTILFGSQTGNAKGVANQIKAQAEARGLTTKLVNMADYKPANLKKEKFLVIAVSTYGEGEPPEDAEALHEFLAGKKAPKLEGVKQAVIGLGDSSYEFFCQTAKDFEARLAALGAEIVVPRADLDVDYEAEAEAWIAQALDALEPALKAQQQAGGGKVISMPFGAPQAAASQYTKQNPFAAELSVVQKITGRNSSKDVRHIEISLEGSDITYQPGDSLGVYFLNDPQEVAAVIDVLKLDKAQTVKIGELTVSLETALIEHLELTQSYPGFVEKYAIATGNEELSALTNDKAALRAYIEERQIFDVIKQNPANIEAQALVDCCRKLQARLYSIASSQAEVEEEVHLTVGLVEFDTFGEKHFGGCSGYLANRAEEGTKVKVFSEHNDNFRLPADNATPVIMVGPGTGIAPFRAFLQEREARDAEGENWLFFGNPHFTEDFLYQVEIQKYVKSGLLTHVDLAFSRDQAEKIYVQDRLREKGEAVFAWLEKGAHFYVCGDASRMAKDVHQALIDIIKTHGGKDDEQAEQYLKALRSANRYQKDVY